TTTTCAGAGAACCAAGTATCAACCGGATCTAAACCCACACTTTGAGTAGCGATGTTTTCCAAACCAATCGACTTGAAATAATGAGTATGCTTTAAGCCACCACGTTTTTGATAGTCAGCATTTAACATTGAGGCTGCTGTCAAAAGTGGTGACACCTTTAATGACCGAACCCCTTCACTTCTACGTGCTCTATTGACACTATCCAAATAAGGCAATACAGCTTTAATATTCTTTGCACTAGTTGCATCATCATTTGAATGCAAGTCAACATATTCATTGTACCAACTTGCCTTAGGCTTTTTACCTAAGCGACCTGTTTTCAATAATTTCACTGCTGATCTAGCAGAGCTTCTTTGCCCTTTAGTCAAAGATTTGTTTTTAGATAGATATGTCATAAAATCGACGGCTTTTTTGGCTGCCTTAACTGGCTTGGAATTCAATGCAGTTAATGACAAGGTCAACATCACAGCAGAAGCACCTGCAATTAAAAATCGTTTCTTCATTCTTTTTCTCCCATAATATATGTGAACTACGATTTAATTGTAGCACATACACTAATGGAAGATTTTCCTTTTAAATTGCATTATTATTCATCTTTACCATTCCGCTTTTTAATCTGACGATTAATTTTTTGAATATCTTTTTCTTGCGTCAATCTAATCACAATCCAAATTATGATATATACAAAAATGAAGATACATAAAGTTTGCCAATCTATAAGCCAATGATTGAAAAGCATCATAATAGAAAACAACGTAAATGTACCAATTAAATGTAACAACAACGCAATTAAATATGACAGGTTAGTATCAAATAGAAAACTCAATTCACCAATCAAACCACTACAAATGAAAACAACAATTACGCTCATTAATGGGATATTAATTTCACCTACACTATTTGATACTATTCCTAAAATAAGCAAGCAAGTAATTGCACCAAATCCCATTCCAGTTACAAAAAAATCTAAAATTTTATGCCAAATTTTCATTTTATAATCCCAGTTTCTTTTCTAATTCAGGTAAATATCTTCTTGAAACATCAGTCTTCTGTTTAAAAGCCAGTTTTGCAATCATATTGCCCGTAAATCCCGCCTCGAGTGCTTCAAGATAATTCAAATTAATAATCCCATGTTTTGATACCTGTACAAAGTCATTATTTAATTTCTCTAAAACTTGATATAAGCGACCTGTAGTTTTAATGACAGCACTTTTAGTATAAAAAGTTAATTCTGTTTTTTCAACCTCAACTTTGATAATTTCTTCAATTTTAATAGTTAAAATCCGATCTTCAGTTTTTACCGGCAGAATTGAATCTACCTTTTTACCAAAATCTTGAATATAAGCCAATAATTTTTTTACTTCTGCTGTTTCCTCTAAAGAAATTACTTTGATCTTAATTTGATCTTTTTTCAAATTAGAATCTGACTGAAATTCTACATTCACGTGTTAGTTCTTCCTTCTATCAAGCATGACTGCGAGACATATTACTATAACTGTCAATAAGAGTGACATAGCTATTATTACCAATACATTATCCCCGTTAGTTAATTGATGAGACCCAAATTTAAAATGAATCCCTAAATATTCAATCAATTTTTGACGCATTTCATCTGGAACATCTTCCTGACTTAATTTATTTAAGAGCAAGCTTCTAAAACTTGCCGCTTCATAACTACTTGGAAACAATTTTACTATATTTTGCGCAGTTTTTGATAAAGTTCCATAAGGCATGTAAGTTGCAACCATAAATCCAGCTGCTGCTCCAATTACCGCCGACAAACGACTAAACGTTGTTGAAGAATTGATAAATAAAACGATAACTAAGTTTAATAAAGTTGCGCCAATTGCACCTAATAACATAAAACCTAATGCTGACCAATATACAGTTGATTGAATATTCACCTTATCAACCACTGAAAAGTAAATTTCCATCACTAGAAAAGTAATAACCTGCATCAAGAAGCTTATTATTAATGCTGAACCTACGTAGGCCATGCTTTCACTAATTGGAGTTAAATTCGTTAACTTCATATCATCAATTGCTCGGCTTTCCCTATCCTTCACCATTTGACCAAGTGCTTGAAACGAAGTAGTAATGCCTGCAATTGAAACAATACCGCCAAGCATCCAGAGGTCCAATAATTGTTTTGCATGACTAACATTTTGCCAAGAATCAACAAGATTTTGTTGTAAAAATCCAATATAAATTACAAATGAAATTAGTGCACCAAAACATGACATTACTACACCTGGTTTATTAGCAAAATAAATTTTGATATTTCTCTTCATTAAGGCGAACATTATTGAAGCTCCTTTCCAGCAATCTTGATAAATGCATCATCAATTGACCCTTTTCGATATTCAAATGTATCAATCTTATCTTCAAACTTATGTAAAAGGTCTATGACCTGATTACTATTAAGCCCATCGATTTCAATTTGATCATCTGACTTAGAAATTTGTTTAAAATTAGTAGAAAAAGTTTGCCCTTGTTTTAGGCGAATTAGCAGCCGATTGGGTGCATACATCTCTTTAATTTCTTCTGCAGAGCCTTCTGCTAAGACATTGCCATTTTCCAAAATATACATCTGATCAGCATTTTCGGCTTCCTCTAAATAGTGCGTAGTTAAGAAAATAGTCAGCCCCTGTTCTTTTTGAAGCTTTTGCAATAAATCCCAGATAACAATTCTTGTTTGTAAATCTAACCCTGTTGTTGGTTCATCCAAAAATAAGATATCTGGATGATCAATTAACGCTCTAGCAATATCCACTCTTCTTTTTTGCCCACCAGACAAAGTACCGTATTTTTGATTGAGGAAACTTCTAATACCAATCAACCCAATCAATTTTTCTAACCACTCTTTAGAAAAAGTTTTGTACATCCTTGCCCTTAAATATAGATTATCTTTGACAGTCAATACATCATCTAAAACACTATTCTGAAAGACTACCCCGATTTTTAGATCCTTAGCATACGTGATAGTGCCACTAGTTGGTTTCAATAGGCCAATCAGGATGTTAATAGTAGTAGATTTACCTGCACCATTCGTGCCCAAATAAGCTACCAACTGTCCACGATTAGTCTTCAAATTAACCTTGTTCAAAGCTAACTTCTTACCATATTTTTTAGTTAGATTAAAAGTTTCAATTAACATAAAAAGACTTCCTTTCTGAATTCATAATCAGAATACAGAAAAGAAGCCCTTTTGTACTTAAACCTCAAATAAGTGGTTCATTTTTACACACAAAGTGCAAAATAGCTAAATCAAAATTGCATTATTCATCCATCTTAACGTATTGTCCTTTTTCATCTACAACACCTTTGAAATGGTGCATGCTGCCATCTTCAGCCTGAAATTCACCTAAGTCAATTTCCCCATAGCCCTTTGTAGAATCAGTAACCTTAACATCATCAAAAGTTTCTCTGAAAAATTGATGAACAATTCTACTCTTCAACCGTATATCCTTTGAATGCTCAAAGGCTGCAGACAACGTAAAGCCCTCATCTAATTGTTCCTTGATAAAAACAATTAGATACAAGGTCGCTAAATTATAGCGGCGCACACCACTTTGATCATCTGAAATCGGCTTAATGTAGCCCTTAGTTTCCCAATAGCGCAATTGCCTTTGAGAAACACCAGTCAATTTACTAACTTCACCGATTCCAATTTCTAAATTTTTAAAAATGTCATGCATAATTTTTTTAGATTTCATCCTGATACCACCTTACAGTATAGTTATATTTTATATATTGTTGTTATCTTTTGCAACACAAATGTTAATTTATCTAACTTATTTGTAAGATTATTTGACAATGGCAAATTTTAAGCCTATAGTTTTTATAGTTAACTTTTATAAGAGAAAGGAATATTACATGAATAAGCAACCAACGGATATTCATGGAAAAGCTTATAATCGAAACCTACTAGTTTTAGTTTTAATTATAGGTTCTTTCTGTACTGTATTAAACGGAACACTGCTTTCAACAGCGCTTCCTTCAATTATGCGTTCATTTAACATCAGCACCGCAACTGCTGAATGGCTTTCAACAGCCTTTCTGTTAGTTAATGGTGTTATGATCCCAATTTCTGCATGGCTAATCAATCGCTTCGGTTCAAGAAAAATGTATTTGTCAGCCATGTCAATCTTCTTTATTGGAACAGTGATCGCCGCAATTGCACCCAACTTTGGCACCCTGCTTGCTGGGAGAATCATTCAAGGATTAGGCGTTGGCGTTACTATGCCACTTTTACAAACAATTATGCTTTCTATCTTCCCAGCTAATAAGCGTGGTGCAGCAATGGGAACTGTTGGGATTGTTATTGGCTTAGCACCGGCAATTGGACCAACATTATCTGGTTGGATTGTTGATAACCTTTCTTGGCGTTACCTCTTCAGCATCATTGCCCCAATTGCGGGAATAGTAATTATCTTAGCTTTCTTTTTAATTAAAGATGTTTTACCAACTAAGAAAGAAAAAATTGATGTTTGGTCAGTAACAACCTCTACTCTAGGCTTCGGAAGTCTGTTGTATGGTTTTTCAGAAGCTGGTAACAAAGGCTGGACCAATCCCGAGATTTTAGGATTTATTGGATTTGGAATTATATTTGTAATCCTATTCGGTATCCGCCAATTGAAAATGGATGACCCATTTTTGGACATTACCGTTTTTAAACACTTTGAATTTTCACTGGCAGCTGCCTTAAGTGGTATCACCAACTTAGCGATGGTCGGCATTGAAATGGTTTTACCATTATATATTCAAAATTTGCGTGGCGTTTCTGCCTTCCATTCAGATTTAATGTTACTACCTGGTGCATTGATGATTGGTATTATGTCGCCAATTACTGGCCGTTTATTCGACAAATATGGTGCACGTAAAATGGCAATTACTGGTATGACTTTGTTGACCATTGGAACCATTCCATTTGTCTTTTTAACTGAGCAAAGTTCGTACACGATGATTATCATTCTTTATGCAATCAGAATGGTCGGTGTAGCTTTGGTAATGATGAATGTTACTACATCTGGTATGAATTCTTTACCATTAAACAAGATTTCTCACGGTACTGCTGTTAACAACACTTTCAGACAGGTATTAAGTTCAATTGGTACTGCAATTTTGGTATCTGTTTTAACTACAACTACCAATAATAATATGCCTGGTAAAAGTTTACTTCATGCACTGCCACTTGAATACAAGACTAGAGCAATCAGTGCAACTTTAGACGGTTTTCATGCTTCATTTGCAATGAGTATCCTCTTCTCATTAATCGCATTAGTTCTTGCATTCTTCTTAAAGAAGGGCAATCGAGCACGTGAACATCAAGAAAAGGTGGATGGTTAAATGATACTTTTAATTCTAATCGTAGCTGCAATTATGTTTATTTACTTTAACATCATCCCTGGAAAAAGGCATACTTTTATTGCATGGCTATCATTAATCATAACAATTCTTTGTGTTGTCGGCATTGTAGAACATGATTATAATCACTGGGGAATGAAAACTAAAACAACCTCAAGCACTAACACTCTAGTTTCCAGTGCTACTCCTCGCCTGCCAATTTTGCTTTATCAGCCTTTAGGTAATGGAACTGAAAAAGTTTACCTTTATAAAACTGGTCAGCTTCAAAAGAAGCCAAAATCTATTAAATTAGATAAAGTATCGACAAAAGTAAAACGAAACAGCCAACCAAAAGTAACGATTAAGACTACTCGCTACACCTATAGCAATACCTTTAATCAAATAATGTTTGGCGTCTTTGGTCATGACAAGGAGTTAAAACACAGAGAATATATTTTTTCTATTCCCTCCAACTGGAAAGTAATGTCAGTTAACGATGCCAAGCAGTTGCAAAAACAAATGATGAAAAAACAGCAGTTTTTAAAACAAAAATCAGCCCAATAAAATAATGAAGCTCAAACTTTGATCATGATATGAACCCCGAAATTCGGACATGAATTTCGGGGTTTTTTATTTATGGCTAAATTATCTAAACATGACAAAATTGATATTTACAATAGCTGGAAAAATTAAATTCATTTTAACTCAAATTTTACCATATGATTTAAGTTAACTTAAATCACCTTTACAAACGCTTATGAAATATAATTTAACTAAATCTAAATGTAGAAAATTATTTTTATCACACTGCCTATTTCAATTGCATCCTATCATTAAAGTAATTTTTATAAGCCAAATAGCCACTAATCACGGCTCCAAGGCCAGTGGCAGAAAGCAACATAAATGTAATCATAATCTGATACTTAATTGCATAAATGGGATTTACACCAGAAAAAATTAAGCCGGACATCATTCCTGGCAAATTTACTAATCCTACAGTTTTAGCCGAATCTATCGTAGGCTGCATCGCAGTCTTAATGCTCCTTCTTAAAATTGACATCGATGCAGTTTTAATATCACTACCCAAAGCCAACTTTTCTAAAACTTGTTGATGCAGATCATTAAAGCTATCATTCAACGCTTTATAGCATAAGCCAACTGCCACCATTTCATTTCCAGCAATCATCCCCGTAATGGGAATGACCTGCATAGGGACTGGTTTAATTACGCCAGAAAAAATCAGAATTCCTAATGTCACGTAAGTCCCTACCGCTTCGGCTATTATCGAATTCCAAATATTCCGCCCCGGATTAGGATCACGCTGATTAGCATTCCAAGATGCATTAAAAATTATCACAATAGTTGAAACCAAAGTTAGCCACAAGGCATTAACATGAAAAATAAACTTCAAAACGTAGCCGATTACGACTAACTGAATTATCGCCCTAATCACGCTAATTAAAATATCCTTGGTTAGTCCTAATTTTTCTTTCGCAGAAATTCCAATGGAAACTAACACCAGTGCAAAAGCTAATACTAACGACCAGTTGCTAACTACAACATTTTTCATTCGATTATTCCGCCTTTTTTTACTCTTAAAATATTGCTTGCTTCATCAATTTCACTTTGATCATGTGTAACTTGAATAATTGTCACGCCTTTCTCAGAAACATCTTTAATCAAATTATGTACAATATCTTTACTTTGATTATCAAGCCCGGTAGTTACTTCATCTAAGAGCAATATCTTTGGTAAAAATATTATGTTTCGAATTAACGCAACTCTTTGCTTTTCACCACCTGATAAAGCAGTAATCTTTTTATCTAAAAAATCAGCAGAGAGATCAACTTGATTAAGTAAATCAGCTATTTGCTTGTCATTTACATCTACTTTTCTAATTTCATACGGGAAAATCAAATTATCTCTTACTGTTTGCCCAAATAAAGACGGCTGCTGAAAACAATATGAAACTTCTCTACGATATTGAACTGGATTTAAGGAGCTAATGTTTTTTTCTTGATATAGAATATCGCCTGAATTAGCACTAATTAAATTTGCAATCAATCGTAAAATCGTACTTTTTCCTGCACCTGATGGGCCAATTAAGGTTAGAAAATCGCCTTTATTAACCTTAAATGATACATCTTGCAATATTTGTTTTTTATCTGCACTATATTGGATATGTTTTAATTCTAATATTTTCATGAAACTGTCAAATCTTTTGTGTAAATAGATCTTTCTCGTAAATTGATTTTTTAATTATTTATTTAATCAAAGTAGGATTCTAAGGTGTCCTGAACCTGACCAAAGCCTTTATGAATTCGATTGAAATAACGGTCATTGTAGCTCATTGCCTGGATGCCAATAAATGCATCAAGCGACTGTTCAGTTGGAAATTCTGCCTTAGGCTTAGCTTTACGCTTGATGACGTTGTTAAAGGATTCAATCATATTGGTTGAATAAATTGAAGCTCTGATTTGTTTGGGATAATTGTAGAAGACTAGCAGATCGGGCTCAATTTCCTTCAAACCTTTGATGACATGGCTATAAGCTTTATTCCATTTGGCATAGAATTTGTGCAAGACAGCTGCAGCTTCTTTTTTGCTTGTCTGTTGATGTATCTGCTTGAATTCGTTCATGATCTTTTCACGATCGTCGACGCGTACTTTAGCGCAGATATTGCGCATGACATGAACCAGGCAGCGTTGAAAATGAGCTTTAGGATAAGTCCTGGCCAAGGCTGTTTTCATGCCAACAACACCATCAGAAAGAAAAAGCTCAACTTGCTTCAAGCCTCTGGACTTCATGTTTTGAAGCATCTCTGTCCAAACTTCAATGTTCTCACTAGGAGCAATGCAGTAGTCAATGACTTCCTTATGTCCATTAGGTTTAATGCCAATGGCAATATATACTGCTTCACGCTCAAACGTTTCTCGGCGCAAAGGAAGGTATGTCGCATCCAAATAGACACAGAAAAACTTGTCGCTTAGCTTGCGCTTGTGATAAGCCTCAATCTTGGGGAGCATCTGCTTGGAAATATTTGATACTTGAGCTGGACTATAATGACTGCCATACATTTTCTCAATCAAGTCAGCGATTTCTCTGGTAGTTACGCCTTTGGAGTATAGCTTGATAATCGTGCTTTCCAAAACATCAGAGTGCTGCTTGTAGTCAGGCAGCGTGTGCTGATGAAACTGACCGTTGCGGTCTCGAGGCACTTGCACTTCAATTGGTCCAAACTGGGTATCAACCTTGCGGAAATAAGCACCATTTCTAGAATTGCCAGTATTCCAGCCATTTCTGGCATAGGGATCATAGCCTAGAAAGGCAGTCAACTCAGCTTCTAGCAAGTTATTAACAGCCTGTTGTAGCTCTTTGCGCAATAAATCATTTATTTTGTCTGGATTGAATAGAGCTTGAGCAAAATCTTTGGTAAAATCATTCATGAAGGAGTTCTTCTTTCTGTATGTGTTTTTTTGTTCAAACCAATCATACGAGAAAGGAACTCCTTTTTCTAATGTTTAAAGAAATAAATTTAAGGAATCATTCATCCTTACACAAACTATTTTACAGTCTCATTTTCATTCTTTTGCCTAACTAAATAACTCATTTTTCTAATTATACAACTAAAAAAATAAAGGA
This is a stretch of genomic DNA from Lactobacillus crispatus. It encodes these proteins:
- a CDS encoding CAP domain-containing protein, producing MKKRFLIAGASAVMLTLSLTALNSKPVKAAKKAVDFMTYLSKNKSLTKGQRSSARSAVKLLKTGRLGKKPKASWYNEYVDLHSNDDATSAKNIKAVLPYLDSVNRARRSEGVRSLKVSPLLTAASMLNADYQKRGGLKHTHYFKSIGLENIATQSVGLDPVDTWFSEKKSWNYDVKKNHSLKPAKYSPTWTATYDAAVKGTNGYKMAGHYLNLINRNYRVMGFANVSNTGYGNADSYLGSSKGAGISVAKYKALVNAWANK
- a CDS encoding DUF3021 family protein, with translation MKIWHKILDFFVTGMGFGAITCLLILGIVSNSVGEINIPLMSVIVVFICSGLIGELSFLFDTNLSYLIALLLHLIGTFTLFSIMMLFNHWLIDWQTLCIFIFVYIIIWIVIRLTQEKDIQKINRQIKKRNGKDE
- a CDS encoding LytTR family DNA-binding domain-containing protein, which gives rise to MNVEFQSDSNLKKDQIKIKVISLEETAEVKKLLAYIQDFGKKVDSILPVKTEDRILTIKIEEIIKVEVEKTELTFYTKSAVIKTTGRLYQVLEKLNNDFVQVSKHGIINLNYLEALEAGFTGNMIAKLAFKQKTDVSRRYLPELEKKLGL
- a CDS encoding ABC transporter permease, which encodes MFALMKRNIKIYFANKPGVVMSCFGALISFVIYIGFLQQNLVDSWQNVSHAKQLLDLWMLGGIVSIAGITTSFQALGQMVKDRESRAIDDMKLTNLTPISESMAYVGSALIISFLMQVITFLVMEIYFSVVDKVNIQSTVYWSALGFMLLGAIGATLLNLVIVLFINSSTTFSRLSAVIGAAAGFMVATYMPYGTLSKTAQNIVKLFPSSYEAASFRSLLLNKLSQEDVPDEMRQKLIEYLGIHFKFGSHQLTNGDNVLVIIAMSLLLTVIVICLAVMLDRRKN
- a CDS encoding ABC transporter ATP-binding protein, which translates into the protein MLIETFNLTKKYGKKLALNKVNLKTNRGQLVAYLGTNGAGKSTTINILIGLLKPTSGTITYAKDLKIGVVFQNSVLDDVLTVKDNLYLRARMYKTFSKEWLEKLIGLIGIRSFLNQKYGTLSGGQKRRVDIARALIDHPDILFLDEPTTGLDLQTRIVIWDLLQKLQKEQGLTIFLTTHYLEEAENADQMYILENGNVLAEGSAEEIKEMYAPNRLLIRLKQGQTFSTNFKQISKSDDQIEIDGLNSNQVIDLLHKFEDKIDTFEYRKGSIDDAFIKIAGKELQ
- a CDS encoding MerR family transcriptional regulator, with the protein product MKSKKIMHDIFKNLEIGIGEVSKLTGVSQRQLRYWETKGYIKPISDDQSGVRRYNLATLYLIVFIKEQLDEGFTLSAAFEHSKDIRLKSRIVHQFFRETFDDVKVTDSTKGYGEIDLGEFQAEDGSMHHFKGVVDEKGQYVKMDE
- a CDS encoding MDR family MFS transporter, with the translated sequence MNKQPTDIHGKAYNRNLLVLVLIIGSFCTVLNGTLLSTALPSIMRSFNISTATAEWLSTAFLLVNGVMIPISAWLINRFGSRKMYLSAMSIFFIGTVIAAIAPNFGTLLAGRIIQGLGVGVTMPLLQTIMLSIFPANKRGAAMGTVGIVIGLAPAIGPTLSGWIVDNLSWRYLFSIIAPIAGIVIILAFFLIKDVLPTKKEKIDVWSVTTSTLGFGSLLYGFSEAGNKGWTNPEILGFIGFGIIFVILFGIRQLKMDDPFLDITVFKHFEFSLAAALSGITNLAMVGIEMVLPLYIQNLRGVSAFHSDLMLLPGALMIGIMSPITGRLFDKYGARKMAITGMTLLTIGTIPFVFLTEQSSYTMIIILYAIRMVGVALVMMNVTTSGMNSLPLNKISHGTAVNNTFRQVLSSIGTAILVSVLTTTTNNNMPGKSLLHALPLEYKTRAISATLDGFHASFAMSILFSLIALVLAFFLKKGNRAREHQEKVDG
- a CDS encoding DUF4811 domain-containing protein — protein: MILLILIVAAIMFIYFNIIPGKRHTFIAWLSLIITILCVVGIVEHDYNHWGMKTKTTSSTNTLVSSATPRLPILLYQPLGNGTEKVYLYKTGQLQKKPKSIKLDKVSTKVKRNSQPKVTIKTTRYTYSNTFNQIMFGVFGHDKELKHREYIFSIPSNWKVMSVNDAKQLQKQMMKKQQFLKQKSAQ
- a CDS encoding ABC transporter permease produces the protein MKNVVVSNWSLVLAFALVLVSIGISAKEKLGLTKDILISVIRAIIQLVVIGYVLKFIFHVNALWLTLVSTIVIIFNASWNANQRDPNPGRNIWNSIIAEAVGTYVTLGILIFSGVIKPVPMQVIPITGMIAGNEMVAVGLCYKALNDSFNDLHQQVLEKLALGSDIKTASMSILRRSIKTAMQPTIDSAKTVGLVNLPGMMSGLIFSGVNPIYAIKYQIMITFMLLSATGLGAVISGYLAYKNYFNDRMQLK
- a CDS encoding ABC transporter ATP-binding protein, encoding MKILELKHIQYSADKKQILQDVSFKVNKGDFLTLIGPSGAGKSTILRLIANLISANSGDILYQEKNISSLNPVQYRREVSYCFQQPSLFGQTVRDNLIFPYEIRKVDVNDKQIADLLNQVDLSADFLDKKITALSGGEKQRVALIRNIIFLPKILLLDEVTTGLDNQSKDIVHNLIKDVSEKGVTIIQVTHDQSEIDEASNILRVKKGGIIE
- a CDS encoding IS256 family transposase yields the protein MNDFTKDFAQALFNPDKINDLLRKELQQAVNNLLEAELTAFLGYDPYARNGWNTGNSRNGAYFRKVDTQFGPIEVQVPRDRNGQFHQHTLPDYKQHSDVLESTIIKLYSKGVTTREIADLIEKMYGSHYSPAQVSNISKQMLPKIEAYHKRKLSDKFFCVYLDATYLPLRRETFEREAVYIAIGIKPNGHKEVIDYCIAPSENIEVWTEMLQNMKSRGLKQVELFLSDGVVGMKTALARTYPKAHFQRCLVHVMRNICAKVRVDDREKIMNEFKQIHQQTSKKEAAAVLHKFYAKWNKAYSHVIKGLKEIEPDLLVFYNYPKQIRASIYSTNMIESFNNVIKRKAKPKAEFPTEQSLDAFIGIQAMSYNDRYFNRIHKGFGQVQDTLESYFD